A genome region from Brassica oleracea var. oleracea cultivar TO1000 chromosome C2, BOL, whole genome shotgun sequence includes the following:
- the LOC106327771 gene encoding probable inactive receptor kinase At5g16590, whose translation MTNKTSLGLSVFFFLLSLATVTSDLESDRRALIALRDGVHGRPLLWNLTAPPCTWGGVQCNAGRVTALRLPGVGLSGPLPIAIGNLTKLETLSFRFNALTGPLPADFANLTLLRYLYLQGNAFSEEIPSFLFDLPNVIRINLAQNNFSGQIPVNVNSATRLATLYLEDNQLTGPIPEIKLKLQQFNVSSNQLNGSIPDPLSGMPKTAFEGNSLCGKPLAACAVAGKGKSDKLSAGVIAGIVIAGVVVLILLLLILFCLCRKKKKKENNVESRNIEAAAAPVPAAVAKETAVENVLPPVANGSSENGAAKNSKDLTFFVKSFGVFDLDGLLKASAEVLGKGAFGSSYKASFEHGLVVAVKRLRDVVVPEKEFKEKLQVLGSISHPNLVTLIAYYFSRDEKLVVFEYMSRGSLSALLHGNKGSGRSPLSWETRAGIALGAARAISYLHSRDATTSHGNIKSCNILLSESYEAKVSDYCLAPMISPTSTPNRIDGYRAPEVTDARRISQKADVYSFGVLILELLTGKSPTHQQLNEEGVDLPRWVSSITEQQSPSDVFDPELTRYQAEGNENMIRLLKIGISCTAQYPDSRPSMAEVTRLIEEVSRSSGSQSPLSG comes from the exons ATGACGAACAAGACCAGTTTAGGTCTCTCCGTCTTCTTCTTCCTACTCTCTCTCGCCACCGTCACATCAGATCTAGAGTCCGACCGACGAGCACTCATCGCTCTCCGCGACGGCGTCCACGGCCGTCCTCTCCTCTGGAACCTCACCGCACCACCGTGCACTTGGGGAGGAGTCCAGTGCAATGCGGGTCGGGTCACAGCACTCCGGTTACCCGGCGTGGGTTTATCAGGCCCATTACCAATCGCAATCGGAAACTTAACCAAGCTCGAAACTTTATCGTTCCGGTTCAACGCGTTAACCGGTCCGCTCCCTGCTGATTTCGCTAACCTAACTCTCCTCCGTTACCTTTACCTCCAAGGCAACGCCTTCTCCGAAGAGATACCTTCGTTCCTCTTCGATTTACCTAACGTGATCCGAATCAACCTCGCTCAGAACAATTTCTCCGGTCAGATCCCGGTTAATGTTAACTCGGCTACCCGGTTAGCTACTCTTTACTTGGAAGATAACCAGCTAACCGGTCCGATCCCGGAGATTAAGCTCAAGCTTCAGCAGTTTAACGTCTCTTCGAATCAGCTCAACGGGTCTATACCGGATCCGTTGTCGGGTATGCCCAAAACCGCTTTTGAAGGTAACTCTCTCTGTGGGAAGCCGTTAGCCGCTTGCGCCGTCGCCGGAAAGGGGAAAAGCGACAAGCTTTCAGCCGGAGTTATCGCCGGAATAGTGATTGCTGGTGTCGTCGTGCTTATCTTGCTCCTCTTGATCTTGTTCTGTCTCTGCAGAAAGAAGAAGAAGAAAGAGAACAATGTGGAGTCGAGAAACATCGAAGCAGCAGCAGCTCCTGTGCCAGCCGCCGTAGCTAAAGAAACGGCGGTGGAGAATGTCCTTCCTCCGGTGGCTAACGGTTCATCTGAAAACGGTGCGGCTAAGAACAGTAAAGATCTGACGTTTTTCGTGAAATCGTTCGGCGTATTCGATCTCGACGGACTGCTTAAGGCTTCTGCGGAGGTTCTTGGTAAAGGAGCGTTTGGATCGTCGTACAAGGCTAGTTTCGAGCATGGATTAGTGGTGGCTGTGAAGCGGTTGAGAGATGTGGTTGTGCCTGAGAAAGAGTTTAAAGAGAAGTTGCAGGTTCTTGGTTCAATCAGCCATCCCAATCTTGTGACATTGATCGCTTATTACTTCAGCCGCGACGAGAAGCTTGTTGTCTTCGAGTACATGTCAAGAGGAAGCTTGTCTGCTCTCTTACACG GGAACAAAGGAAGTGGTAGAAGTCCATTGAGTTGGGAAACAAGAGCTGGTATAGCTCTAGGAGCGGCAAGAGCCATTAGTTACCTTCATTCACGTGACGCGACAACATCTCATGGAAACATTAAGTCTTGTAACATTCTCCTGTCTGAATCATATGAGGCTAAGGTCTCTGACTACTGTCTTGCGCCTATGATCAGCCCTACATCTACACCGAACCGCATTGATGGTTACCGTGCTCCTGAAGTAACCGATGCTCGTAGAATCTCCCAAAAGGCTGATGTTTACAGCTTCGGTGTTCTCATTCTTGAATTGCTCACAG GGAAATCTCCAACGCATCAGCAGTTAAACGAAGAAGGAGTTGATTTGCCGAGATGGGTTTCATCTATCACTGAACAACAATCACCTTCGGATGTGTTTGATCCAGAGCTAACTAGGTATCAAGCTGAGGGTAATGAGAACATGATCAGGCTTTTGAAGATCGGTATAAGTTGTACTGCTCAGTATCCAGATAGTCGTCCGTCGATGGCTGAAGTCACCAGGCTCATTGAGGAGGTTTCTCGTTCATCTGGTTCACAAAGTCCTTTGTCTGGTTGA